One region of Glycine max cultivar Williams 82 chromosome 9, Glycine_max_v4.0, whole genome shotgun sequence genomic DNA includes:
- the LOC102663637 gene encoding uncharacterized protein: protein MMSILSFTCYDAEGISVTHNSSHVTYFAPRLNSDWPQRMQVLSLDKDRRLVPISMNSSGDGRETQSKFQLSLLGMCFSSSWGGLNPYTILVRLITMHKEISIYNYNA, encoded by the exons ATGATGAGCATTTTGAGCTTCACTTGCTATGATGCTGAAGGGATATCAGTGACTCATAATAGCAGCCATGTCACTT ATTTTGCACCAAGATTAAATTCAGATTGGCCTCAAAGGATGCAAGTTTTATCATTGGACAAAGACAGAAGACTAGTACCAATTTCTATGAATAGTAGTGGAGACGGCCGAGAAACTCAAAGTAAATTTCAG CTCAGTCTTCTAGGGATGTGTTTCAGCAGTTCTTGGGGTGGGCTCAATCCGTACACAATATTAGTAAGACTAATTacaatgcataaggaaatatCCATTTATAATTACAATGCATAA